A genomic stretch from Candidatus Omnitrophota bacterium includes:
- a CDS encoding N-acetyl sugar amidotransferase → MSIQYCSKCVYPGVSATPLTFDDSGVCSGCRVNEMKSSIDWDRRWKMLQKITDEYRSDTNYDIVIPVSGGKDSYYQTHVAIHELGLKPLLVTYHGNNYLPEGEYNLFRMREVFDCDHIIVRPGVDTLIKMNRLGFKLQGDMNWHAHCGIFTVPIQVAVRYKVPLMMWGEHGFLDLGGMYSLNDFVEFTAKFRLEHALRGYDWHDFTDEGLEKLGRPELKEGLSAKDLMWGQYPTDDEIDAVGVRGIYLGNFVNWDANQHSRLVVEKYGWRPAAQPFERTYRMFSNLDDMHENGIHDYLKFIKFGYGRGTDHSCKDIRSGKMTRAEGIEMVRKYDHVKPRRDLERWLKYVGIPEDEFDAVCDTFRDPRVWRMENGKWVKDNIWGEASEYGNVHKDACGPGCRK, encoded by the coding sequence ATGTCCATACAATATTGCTCAAAATGCGTATACCCGGGGGTATCCGCCACTCCGCTCACGTTCGACGACAGCGGCGTGTGTTCAGGGTGCAGGGTGAACGAGATGAAGTCATCTATAGACTGGGACCGCCGGTGGAAGATGCTGCAGAAGATAACCGATGAATATCGCTCCGATACCAATTATGATATCGTCATCCCGGTGAGCGGGGGTAAGGACAGCTATTACCAGACGCATGTGGCCATCCATGAGTTGGGATTGAAACCGCTCCTTGTTACCTATCACGGCAACAATTATCTGCCGGAAGGGGAATATAACCTGTTCCGGATGCGGGAGGTCTTCGACTGTGACCATATAATAGTGCGGCCGGGGGTGGACACGCTCATTAAGATGAACCGTTTGGGCTTCAAGCTCCAGGGAGACATGAACTGGCACGCGCATTGTGGGATCTTTACCGTTCCCATACAGGTGGCGGTACGATACAAGGTACCCCTTATGATGTGGGGGGAACACGGTTTTCTGGATCTGGGAGGCATGTATTCACTCAACGATTTTGTGGAATTCACGGCCAAGTTCCGTCTTGAGCACGCGTTAAGAGGATACGATTGGCATGACTTCACCGACGAAGGCCTGGAAAAACTTGGCCGGCCAGAGCTTAAGGAAGGGCTGTCCGCAAAGGACCTCATGTGGGGACAATACCCTACTGACGATGAGATAGACGCCGTCGGTGTGCGCGGTATATACCTTGGTAATTTTGTTAACTGGGATGCCAACCAACATTCGCGTCTTGTGGTGGAGAAATACGGCTGGAGGCCGGCCGCGCAGCCGTTCGAACGCACTTATCGCATGTTCTCCAACCTGGATGATATGCATGAGAATGGGATACATGATTACCTTAAATTCATTAAATTCGGTTATGGCCGCGGGACCGACCACTCCTGTAAGGATATCCGTTCGGGGAAAATGACCCGGGCCGAAGGCATTGAGATGGTGCGTAAATATGACCACGTAAAACCGAGACGGGATCTCGAGAGGTGGCTGAAATACGTAGGCATCCCGGAAGATGAGTTCGACGCGGTATGTGATACCTTCAGGGACCCGAGGGTCTGGAGGATGGAGAACGGCAAATGGGTGAAAGACAATATTTGGGGCGAGGCGTCGGAATACGGGAACGTACATAAAGACGCGTGCGGTCCCGGGTGCAGGAAGTAG
- a CDS encoding class I SAM-dependent methyltransferase, producing MKENSEKDKGFFAVDEKMTSGMVDELNERFEKGLDRYFDDLGGLKKEFSERVDCPNCGEKEGRQFIQKRFSYVRCAGCGMVYCSPRLNSEVNTRIHSRETYIEHFKFKVIPSIDYRRDVLARRKYEQLMGFFKGPGRVIDIGCGLGEVLSVFQENGWDAMGVDFNEFAIEYAREKFGVKIINKDIFELDMPEKFDLVMLWGVLEHVYEPFKLLEKARSILKPDGLMLVEVPSADSVLVRYCEGTGTEAHRTFESARHIMLFSRKALVGMCARSGFSCEKLVSNGLDITTLCRMKSLDMSPELSGRLQKMLDDSLQGDLLRGFFRKEEK from the coding sequence ATGAAGGAAAATAGCGAAAAAGACAAAGGGTTCTTCGCGGTCGACGAAAAAATGACCAGTGGTATGGTGGACGAGCTCAACGAGCGGTTTGAAAAAGGGCTCGACAGATATTTCGATGACCTGGGCGGGCTGAAAAAGGAGTTTTCTGAGCGTGTGGATTGCCCGAATTGCGGGGAAAAAGAAGGACGTCAATTCATCCAGAAACGTTTTTCATATGTGAGATGCGCGGGATGTGGCATGGTCTATTGTTCCCCAAGATTGAACAGTGAGGTAAATACCCGCATACATAGCCGGGAGACATATATAGAGCACTTCAAATTCAAGGTCATCCCTTCAATAGATTATCGTCGGGATGTCCTGGCCCGCAGGAAATACGAGCAGCTGATGGGGTTCTTCAAGGGGCCGGGCAGGGTGATAGATATAGGATGTGGGCTTGGAGAGGTCCTCAGCGTGTTCCAGGAGAACGGATGGGATGCCATGGGGGTGGATTTCAATGAGTTCGCTATCGAGTACGCGAGGGAGAAGTTCGGCGTGAAAATAATCAATAAGGATATATTCGAGCTTGATATGCCGGAGAAGTTCGACCTCGTCATGCTGTGGGGCGTCCTGGAACATGTGTATGAACCTTTCAAGCTGCTGGAAAAGGCACGGTCGATCCTAAAACCTGATGGCCTAATGCTTGTAGAGGTGCCTTCGGCCGATTCGGTGCTTGTCAGGTATTGTGAAGGTACGGGAACAGAAGCGCATCGCACGTTCGAGTCCGCGCGGCATATAATGCTATTTTCAAGAAAAGCCCTGGTCGGGATGTGCGCTAGATCCGGGTTCTCCTGCGAGAAACTGGTGAGTAACGGTCTTGATATAACGACTTTATGCCGGATGAAAAGCCTGGACATGTCGCCGGAGCTTTCAGGCAGGTTGCAAAAGATGCTGGATGATTCCCTCCAGGGAGACCTTTTGAGGGGATTTTTCAGGAAGGAGGAAAAGTGA
- the pseC gene encoding UDP-4-amino-4,6-dideoxy-N-acetyl-beta-L-altrosamine transaminase, translated as MGYIPYGRQDIDREDINAVIKVLEGDWITQGPAVERFEEALCAYTGAKHAVAVSNGTAALHIASLAAGISGGDEVITSPMTFVASANCVLYCGGRPVFVDIEKDTGNIDVRLIAASVTERTRAIIPVDYSGLPADMEGVRKIADERGLIVIEDAAHSLGASYKGGKVGSCRYSDMTIFSFHPVKPITTGEGGAVLTNDASLAHSLRMFRSHGITKDKAYFKPGRVRSAGEWMYQMQALGFNYRITDIQCALGVSQLGKLDVFTERRERIAAAYDGAFEKNPYFDPPPGRPDRRSARHLYPIRLKDAYKARREHIFARLRSSGIGVQVHYIPVYQHLYYEGLGYSAGLCPMAEDFYEREISLPLYPSMSAEDTAEVISVVLKVFREEG; from the coding sequence ATGGGATATATCCCTTACGGAAGACAGGATATAGACCGCGAGGACATTAACGCGGTCATAAAGGTGTTGGAAGGTGATTGGATCACCCAGGGCCCCGCCGTGGAACGTTTTGAGGAAGCCTTGTGCGCTTATACGGGGGCGAAACATGCTGTAGCGGTGTCGAATGGTACGGCGGCTCTCCATATAGCGTCCCTTGCCGCCGGTATAAGCGGCGGGGACGAGGTGATAACGAGCCCGATGACCTTTGTCGCGTCCGCTAACTGTGTATTATATTGCGGAGGCCGACCTGTGTTCGTCGATATTGAAAAAGATACGGGAAACATAGATGTTCGTTTGATAGCCGCCAGCGTGACCGAAAGAACGCGCGCGATCATCCCGGTGGACTATTCGGGCCTACCCGCCGACATGGAAGGAGTAAGGAAGATAGCCGATGAACGGGGTCTCATCGTAATAGAGGACGCGGCTCATTCGCTCGGGGCTTCATACAAAGGCGGAAAGGTCGGATCATGCCGGTATTCGGATATGACTATTTTCAGTTTCCATCCGGTAAAACCCATCACCACGGGTGAGGGTGGAGCCGTGCTCACTAACGACGCGTCCCTGGCACATAGTTTGAGGATGTTCAGGAGCCATGGAATAACAAAGGACAAGGCTTATTTCAAGCCCGGTAGAGTGCGGTCCGCCGGGGAATGGATGTACCAGATGCAGGCGCTAGGGTTCAATTATCGTATCACGGACATACAGTGCGCCCTGGGCGTTTCGCAACTCGGGAAACTGGATGTATTCACGGAACGGAGGGAACGTATCGCCGCGGCATACGACGGCGCGTTCGAAAAGAACCCATATTTCGATCCGCCTCCAGGAAGGCCTGACAGGAGATCCGCCCGCCATCTTTATCCCATACGCCTCAAGGACGCGTATAAGGCGCGCAGAGAACATATATTCGCAAGGCTCAGAAGCTCGGGGATAGGCGTCCAGGTGCATTATATACCCGTATATCAACACCTGTATTATGAGGGGCTGGGCTATAGCGCAGGTCTTTGCCCAATGGCCGAGGATTTTTATGAAAGGGAAATAAGCCTGCCGCTTTATCCCTCAATGAGCGCGGAAGATACTGCCGAGGTCATAAGCGTGGTGCTTAAAGTGTTCAGGGAGGAAGGATGA
- the pseI gene encoding pseudaminic acid synthase, giving the protein MKFREIKNCYIVAEVSANHAQNFERAIKMVRTAAECGADAVKFQVYTPDTLTMDCENECFKIKHPKWGGQTLYRLYEKSYMPWGWLGELKKAANDAGIDLFATSFDPSSVDALEAVGVDIHKIASFELVDIPLIKYAAATGKTLMMSTGMATVEEIREAVNAATEAGAAEIVLFKCVSSYPALPEEMNLRTIPHMAEQFGCPIGLSDHTEGSMVALAAVSLGAKVIEKHFTLSRRDATADSFFSLEPEELRELVKNVRSVEKALGEVHYGPSPSEEGSKAFRRSLFAVSDICKGEKFGEGNIRSIRPSDGLPPARMEAIMGKKAVQDIKRGTPLSEDMIEDGEEL; this is encoded by the coding sequence ATGAAGTTCCGCGAAATCAAGAACTGTTATATCGTGGCCGAAGTGTCGGCGAACCATGCCCAGAATTTTGAAAGGGCCATCAAAATGGTCAGGACCGCCGCGGAATGCGGCGCGGACGCGGTCAAGTTCCAGGTCTATACACCCGACACATTGACCATGGATTGCGAGAATGAATGTTTCAAGATAAAACACCCGAAGTGGGGAGGACAGACCCTTTACAGACTTTATGAAAAATCATATATGCCATGGGGGTGGCTTGGGGAGCTTAAGAAAGCCGCGAATGACGCCGGAATAGATCTTTTCGCCACGTCGTTCGATCCTTCTTCCGTGGACGCGCTTGAAGCGGTCGGGGTGGACATACACAAGATCGCCTCGTTCGAGCTGGTGGATATACCTCTGATAAAATACGCTGCGGCTACCGGTAAGACGCTCATGATGTCCACGGGCATGGCAACCGTCGAGGAGATCCGGGAAGCCGTTAACGCCGCCACCGAAGCGGGCGCGGCAGAGATAGTGCTTTTCAAGTGCGTTAGTAGTTACCCGGCTCTTCCGGAGGAGATGAACTTAAGGACCATACCCCATATGGCGGAACAGTTCGGATGCCCCATAGGTCTTTCCGACCATACTGAGGGAAGTATGGTCGCTCTTGCCGCCGTATCCCTGGGGGCAAAGGTCATCGAAAAACATTTTACGCTTTCACGGCGGGACGCTACTGCTGACAGTTTCTTTTCCCTGGAGCCGGAGGAGCTAAGGGAGCTCGTGAAGAACGTACGTTCAGTGGAAAAAGCCCTGGGGGAGGTCCATTATGGGCCGTCGCCGTCGGAAGAAGGAAGTAAGGCTTTCAGGAGGTCGCTTTTCGCGGTATCCGATATATGTAAAGGCGAGAAGTTCGGCGAGGGCAATATCAGGTCGATAAGGCCGTCTGACGGTCTTCCACCGGCACGGATGGAAGCGATCATGGGGAAGAAGGCCGTCCAAGATATCAAGAGGGGGACTCCTCTTTCCGAAGACATGATCGAGGATGGTGAGGAGCTATGA
- the hisH gene encoding imidazole glycerol phosphate synthase subunit HisH: MADSVAVINYGMGNLRSVVNALTFIGAEAYVASHPRELEGADRIVLPGVGAFGDAMERLISGGWIEGLEKEVLSDGKPFMGICLGMQLLAGTSTEHGEHNGLNWIPGKVVRFPEKELVVPHIGWNDVSFRQEGGLYAGLGDSEAFYFVHSYYYVPDDDSVVTGTCIYGLEYAASLRKDNIVATQFHPEKSHKAGLAILKNFLSM, from the coding sequence ATGGCTGACAGCGTGGCGGTGATCAATTACGGCATGGGGAACCTCAGGTCGGTCGTCAACGCCCTTACCTTTATCGGGGCCGAAGCGTACGTCGCGTCACATCCGCGGGAACTTGAGGGCGCGGACCGGATCGTGCTGCCGGGAGTAGGGGCTTTCGGTGACGCTATGGAAAGACTTATCTCCGGCGGATGGATAGAAGGGCTGGAAAAAGAGGTGTTGTCGGACGGGAAACCCTTCATGGGAATATGCCTGGGCATGCAGCTATTGGCCGGTACCAGCACGGAACATGGTGAGCATAATGGTCTTAACTGGATACCAGGCAAGGTGGTCCGGTTCCCGGAAAAAGAACTTGTGGTCCCGCATATAGGATGGAACGACGTGAGCTTCCGGCAGGAAGGGGGCCTGTACGCCGGCCTTGGGGATAGCGAGGCTTTTTATTTCGTCCACAGCTATTATTATGTACCGGATGATGACTCTGTCGTGACGGGGACATGTATTTACGGGTTGGAATACGCGGCCAGCCTGCGGAAGGATAATATCGTGGCTACCCAGTTCCACCCGGAAAAGAGCCATAAGGCCGGATTGGCCATATTGAAGAATTTTCTTAGTATGTAA
- a CDS encoding HisA/HisF-related TIM barrel protein produces MLKKRLIPVLLLQNGLLVRSELFKIHQIIGNPVHEVERFNQWNVDELVYLDITRGDKYDLRREDHKIKGLATPEAILDAVSRNCFMPLTWGGRIRSVEDMRRCINHGADKISINTSAVRTPELITAGAKAFGSQAIVVSIDVRAEGGSAREVFIDGGRESTGLDPVEWAIEAEKRGAGEILLQVIGRDGTGSGYDTGLIRDMSSAVRIPLVACSGVAMFEDYADGIKAGASAVAAANIWHFKELTDRAGKRAMARAGIDVRL; encoded by the coding sequence ATGTTAAAAAAACGTTTAATACCTGTACTGTTGTTGCAGAATGGGCTTCTGGTGAGAAGCGAGCTTTTCAAGATACACCAGATAATAGGTAACCCCGTGCATGAGGTCGAGCGTTTCAACCAGTGGAACGTGGATGAACTGGTGTACCTGGATATCACGCGTGGCGATAAATACGACCTGAGGCGTGAGGACCATAAGATAAAAGGTTTAGCCACGCCGGAAGCCATACTTGACGCCGTGAGCCGTAATTGCTTCATGCCGCTTACGTGGGGCGGGCGTATACGCAGTGTTGAGGATATGCGCAGGTGCATAAATCACGGCGCGGATAAGATATCAATAAACACATCAGCCGTGCGTACACCGGAATTGATAACCGCTGGCGCGAAAGCGTTCGGTTCGCAGGCGATAGTGGTAAGTATCGATGTTAGGGCGGAAGGTGGCTCCGCCAGGGAAGTGTTCATAGACGGCGGGCGTGAATCTACGGGGTTAGACCCGGTCGAATGGGCCATAGAGGCGGAGAAAAGGGGCGCGGGGGAGATACTCCTCCAGGTCATAGGGCGCGACGGCACGGGTTCGGGTTACGACACGGGGCTTATACGTGATATGTCTTCGGCTGTGCGGATCCCCCTGGTAGCCTGTAGCGGGGTAGCCATGTTCGAGGATTACGCGGACGGGATAAAGGCAGGCGCTTCTGCGGTGGCCGCGGCGAATATATGGCATTTCAAGGAACTTACGGACAGGGCCGGGAAAAGGGCCATGGCCCGGGCCGGTATAGATGTCCGGCTTTGA
- a CDS encoding glycosyltransferase family protein translates to MRISAIIQARTGSTRLPGKVLKELPWNGGVTVLEQVVRRARKTRNIDTVIIATTTGENDDPIADIAARCGADLFRGSEDDVLERYYLAAREFGADVIVRVTSDCPCADPVVMDDAINVHIEKKAEYTSNTLDRTYPHGLDVEVISFAAMERAYNNATEQHDREHVTPYIYRTAPEGFKISRLYAPLGGNMGDIRITLDTAEDYALLCCVYDELYAVNEYFGLEEIRKLFGKKPHLKLINGGIRQKKMGMTLSEEYAEAETVLRLMGMGNVADRLAMGRPGEARRDG, encoded by the coding sequence ATGAGGATCTCCGCCATCATACAAGCCAGGACCGGATCCACAAGGCTGCCGGGGAAAGTGCTCAAGGAGTTGCCTTGGAACGGGGGGGTGACCGTCCTGGAACAGGTCGTACGGCGAGCGCGAAAGACGCGGAATATCGATACGGTGATAATAGCCACGACTACCGGGGAGAACGACGACCCAATAGCCGACATAGCCGCAAGATGCGGAGCGGACCTTTTCCGCGGAAGCGAGGACGATGTCCTTGAGCGTTATTATCTCGCGGCCCGGGAGTTCGGCGCGGATGTTATTGTTAGGGTGACGAGCGATTGCCCGTGCGCCGACCCGGTGGTCATGGACGACGCCATTAACGTCCACATCGAAAAAAAAGCGGAATATACTTCTAATACCCTGGATAGGACATATCCGCACGGGCTTGATGTGGAAGTAATATCATTCGCGGCGATGGAACGCGCGTATAATAACGCGACAGAACAGCACGACAGGGAACATGTTACTCCGTATATATACCGCACGGCACCGGAAGGGTTCAAGATATCGCGGTTATACGCACCGTTGGGAGGGAATATGGGCGATATTCGGATAACACTAGATACGGCTGAGGATTACGCTCTTTTATGCTGCGTGTATGACGAATTATACGCCGTGAATGAATATTTCGGTTTGGAAGAGATCAGGAAGCTTTTCGGGAAAAAGCCCCACTTGAAGCTGATAAATGGAGGGATAAGGCAGAAGAAAATGGGCATGACGCTTAGCGAGGAATACGCGGAAGCCGAAACCGTCCTGCGTCTTATGGGAATGGGTAACGTCGCGGACAGGCTGGCGATGGGCCGGCCCGGGGAGGCCCGGAGAGATGGCTGA
- a CDS encoding bifunctional UDP-2,4-diacetamido-2,4,6-trideoxy-beta-L-altropyranose hydrolase/GNAT family N-acetyltransferase → MKVTILTEGGSERGMGHITRCLAIRDGLMSRGAECAIFVNPDSPGMKLPYQEEYTELDWLRDGDGPEHALKGANFAVVDSYRADREDYDRISSIMGTKVVMIDDYDRIDYPEGNVVCPSIYGTKMPYKEKKGVRYWLGPGYIFLRKEFYDVPERKIRKEVRKVFITLGGSDRGALAGRISGEIDRLSGGRMEITATAGADKPFSPAEMVRAMMDADICVSGGGQTLHELARTGLPTVAIRLADNQKMNVEGWAAAGFVEYAGNAEDRDVHIKAASKIISLFPGEIRENRSRVGLALVDGKGALRMADKMFEAAGEDSTGMRLRPAEEKDVEDIWRWRNHPDVRKRSIDSREIHFSEHREWFAAQLADGSSTIYISETGSDKTGQARFNRTGQKEARISVNLNPEFFGRGFGTWLIRKATERFLEEAPAVKEVLAEILPDNPASVRAFEKAGYSPRGEGVSGGKKVRIFVMERI, encoded by the coding sequence ATGAAAGTCACGATATTGACCGAGGGCGGGAGTGAAAGGGGTATGGGGCACATCACAAGGTGCCTTGCCATACGGGATGGATTGATGTCGCGTGGCGCCGAATGCGCTATCTTCGTAAATCCCGACAGCCCGGGCATGAAATTGCCTTATCAAGAGGAATACACGGAGCTTGACTGGCTTCGGGATGGGGATGGCCCGGAGCATGCGCTTAAAGGTGCCAACTTCGCTGTTGTGGATTCCTACCGCGCTGATAGGGAGGATTATGATAGGATCTCGTCCATTATGGGAACGAAGGTCGTGATGATAGACGACTATGACAGGATCGATTACCCTGAGGGAAATGTTGTCTGTCCTTCTATTTATGGTACGAAGATGCCTTATAAGGAGAAAAAAGGGGTGCGTTACTGGTTAGGGCCGGGATATATATTCCTGAGAAAAGAGTTCTATGATGTGCCGGAAAGAAAGATCAGGAAGGAAGTCCGCAAGGTTTTTATCACCCTGGGAGGGTCGGACAGGGGGGCCCTGGCCGGGAGGATATCAGGTGAGATCGATCGTCTTTCGGGGGGGCGTATGGAGATCACCGCTACCGCAGGAGCCGACAAGCCTTTTTCCCCGGCAGAAATGGTGAGGGCCATGATGGATGCCGATATATGCGTTTCAGGAGGAGGCCAGACCCTGCATGAGCTGGCCCGTACCGGGCTTCCGACCGTCGCTATAAGGCTCGCCGATAACCAGAAAATGAATGTCGAAGGGTGGGCGGCCGCGGGATTTGTAGAATACGCGGGGAACGCGGAAGACAGGGATGTACATATAAAGGCCGCTAGTAAGATCATTTCGCTTTTTCCCGGGGAAATACGGGAAAACAGGAGCCGGGTCGGACTGGCTTTGGTGGACGGCAAGGGTGCTTTAAGAATGGCGGATAAGATGTTCGAGGCGGCGGGTGAGGACAGTACGGGGATGCGGCTGAGGCCAGCAGAGGAAAAGGACGTCGAAGATATATGGCGCTGGCGTAACCACCCTGACGTAAGAAAGCGGAGCATAGATAGCAGGGAGATACATTTCTCCGAACACCGGGAATGGTTCGCGGCCCAGCTCGCGGACGGGTCCTCTACCATCTATATCTCGGAGACCGGTAGCGACAAAACAGGCCAGGCAAGGTTCAATCGGACCGGGCAAAAAGAGGCGCGTATAAGCGTTAACCTTAATCCGGAGTTCTTCGGCCGCGGTTTTGGCACGTGGCTTATCAGGAAGGCCACGGAACGGTTCCTGGAAGAAGCGCCGGCCGTTAAAGAGGTGCTGGCGGAGATACTTCCGGACAATCCGGCTTCTGTCAGGGCGTTCGAAAAAGCGGGGTATTCACCAAGGGGCGAAGGAGTGTCGGGAGGGAAAAAGGTGAGGATATTCGTTATGGAGAGGATATGA
- the rfbB gene encoding dTDP-glucose 4,6-dehydratase — protein sequence MDKKILVTGGCGFIGSHFIHLLLRTRPDAVVYNLDSLSYAGDVARLSDLPDRSAYSFIKADIRDKEAVRSIFERGVDIVVHFAAESHVDNSINEPALFADVNVCGTLNLLNAAREAGVRKFVHISTDEVYGDIENGMFTEDSPMNPSSPYSASKASADLFVKSYARTFSLPAVIIRCSNNYGPWQYPEKFMPVVICNAEMGRQVPIYARGENSREWIYVEDCVRAILTIMDKGDDGEVYNVGSGHEERNIDTAKAILALLGKGESLLSYVKDRPGHDIRYFLDSSKARSLGWEPGTGFDEGLTRTVAWYRDNMEWVKKKMTGAIEGEKC from the coding sequence ATGGATAAAAAAATACTTGTTACAGGGGGATGCGGGTTTATCGGGTCGCATTTTATACATCTTCTCTTGCGGACTAGGCCGGATGCCGTCGTTTATAACCTGGATAGCCTGAGCTATGCCGGCGATGTAGCGCGTCTTTCGGACCTGCCCGACAGGAGTGCGTACAGTTTCATAAAGGCGGATATAAGGGATAAGGAGGCTGTGCGTTCGATCTTCGAGCGCGGTGTGGATATCGTGGTCCATTTCGCGGCCGAGAGCCATGTGGACAATTCCATAAACGAACCCGCGCTTTTCGCGGACGTGAACGTGTGTGGTACACTTAACCTCTTGAACGCGGCCCGTGAGGCCGGGGTCAGGAAGTTCGTGCATATTTCGACCGATGAGGTGTATGGTGACATAGAGAACGGCATGTTCACGGAGGATTCCCCCATGAACCCGAGTTCCCCTTATTCGGCGAGCAAGGCGTCGGCGGACCTTTTCGTCAAGTCCTACGCGAGGACGTTCTCGCTGCCGGCGGTCATAATACGGTGTTCCAACAACTATGGCCCCTGGCAGTATCCCGAAAAATTCATGCCAGTTGTCATCTGTAACGCTGAAATGGGCCGTCAGGTGCCTATATACGCCAGAGGCGAGAACTCGAGGGAATGGATATATGTGGAAGATTGTGTGCGGGCGATCCTTACGATCATGGACAAGGGCGATGACGGCGAGGTCTATAACGTGGGAAGCGGGCACGAGGAAAGGAACATAGATACGGCAAAGGCTATCCTGGCCCTCCTGGGGAAAGGAGAAAGCCTGCTTTCTTACGTGAAGGACAGGCCGGGGCACGATATACGATATTTCCTGGACTCATCTAAGGCGCGGTCGCTTGGATGGGAGCCGGGAACCGGGTTCGACGAAGGACTTACCAGGACCGTAGCCTGGTACAGGGATAATATGGAATGGGTAAAGAAAAAGATGACAGGAGCCATAGAGGGGGAAAAATGCTGA
- the pseB gene encoding UDP-N-acetylglucosamine 4,6-dehydratase (inverting) translates to MLNNSTILITGGTGSFGKKFTRMIFSKYHPKKVIIFSRDEFKQYRMGQDFPETEFPIRFFLGDIRDKSRLYRAFEGVDYVVHAAALKQVPALEYNPTEAVKTNVDGADNIVDAAIDAGVKKVIALSTDKAVNPVNLYGATKLVAEKIFIAANAYAGDRVKFSVVRYGNVVGSRGSVIPFYLDLSSRGIKEFPVTDERMTRFWITLDQGGDLVFKALKESVGGEVFIPKIPSMKLVDLARAIEPECRLKHIGIRPGEKIHETLVSQDEARDTRDEGDVYVIRSPFYRSEEMVKKYDRYPRVPGEFSYASDNNPEWLDVGDLQKMIEGLRGTEGV, encoded by the coding sequence ATGCTGAATAACAGTACGATATTGATAACGGGAGGGACCGGATCGTTCGGGAAGAAATTCACGAGAATGATCTTCTCGAAATATCATCCCAAAAAAGTGATAATCTTCAGCCGTGACGAGTTCAAACAATACCGTATGGGCCAGGATTTCCCGGAGACAGAGTTCCCCATAAGGTTCTTTCTTGGCGATATAAGGGACAAGAGCCGCCTTTACAGGGCGTTCGAGGGCGTGGATTATGTCGTGCACGCGGCCGCGCTCAAGCAGGTGCCGGCGCTGGAATATAACCCCACGGAAGCGGTGAAGACCAACGTCGACGGCGCGGATAACATCGTGGACGCCGCGATAGACGCCGGCGTTAAAAAGGTCATCGCGCTATCGACCGACAAAGCTGTGAACCCGGTAAACCTGTATGGCGCGACCAAATTGGTGGCCGAGAAGATATTCATCGCCGCGAACGCGTACGCGGGGGACAGGGTGAAGTTCTCGGTGGTAAGATACGGCAACGTGGTAGGATCCAGGGGCAGCGTTATACCGTTCTATCTGGACCTTTCTTCGCGCGGGATCAAGGAATTCCCCGTTACGGACGAGCGGATGACCAGGTTCTGGATAACCCTTGACCAGGGAGGGGACCTTGTGTTCAAGGCCCTCAAGGAATCCGTAGGGGGAGAGGTGTTCATACCTAAGATACCGTCCATGAAACTGGTGGATCTGGCCAGGGCGATAGAACCGGAATGCCGCCTGAAACATATAGGAATAAGGCCGGGCGAAAAGATACATGAAACACTTGTGTCCCAGGATGAGGCCCGTGATACGCGGGACGAGGGCGATGTATATGTCATAAGGTCACCGTTCTACAGGAGCGAGGAGATGGTAAAGAAATATGACAGGTATCCGCGGGTCCCGGGAGAGTTCAGTTACGCGAGCGATAATAACCCTGAATGGCTTGATGTGGGTGACCTGCAAAAAATGATCGAGGGGCTGCGCGGAACGGAAGGCGTGTAG